A single genomic interval of Brevibacillus brevis harbors:
- a CDS encoding nitroreductase family protein has translation MINTVQRTNDFREITFGRRSVKLYDPEIKISREEMIEILAGATRAPSSVNMQPWRFVVIESQEGKEKLAELARFNKTQVLTSSAVIAVFVDMKNAEYMDEIFGKAVELGYMPQEVKEMQLKAVKPYYANIPASDLRDVNFIDAGLVSMQLMLVARSFGYDTNPIGGYEKDQIAEALDLDKDRYQPIMLISIGKAAKEGYPSYRLPVETVTTWK, from the coding sequence ATGATAAACACAGTACAAAGAACAAATGATTTTCGTGAAATCACGTTTGGTCGTCGTTCTGTCAAACTTTATGATCCTGAAATAAAAATCAGCCGCGAGGAAATGATTGAGATTCTAGCGGGAGCTACACGCGCTCCATCTTCAGTCAACATGCAGCCTTGGCGCTTTGTGGTTATCGAAAGTCAAGAAGGGAAAGAAAAACTTGCAGAGCTGGCACGCTTCAACAAAACGCAGGTACTCACCTCTTCCGCCGTTATTGCCGTATTCGTCGACATGAAAAATGCAGAATATATGGATGAGATATTTGGAAAAGCTGTCGAGCTCGGATACATGCCGCAGGAAGTGAAGGAAATGCAGTTGAAAGCCGTAAAGCCTTACTACGCCAATATACCAGCCTCTGACCTGCGGGATGTCAATTTTATCGATGCCGGGCTCGTATCCATGCAATTGATGCTGGTTGCCCGTTCATTCGGCTATGACACGAACCCAATCGGCGGCTATGAAAAAGATCAAATAGCAGAAGCGCTTGATTTGGACAAGGATCGCTATCAACCGATCATGCTGATCAGTATCGGGAAAGCAGCCAAGGAAGGATACCCATCTTACCGTCTCCCTGTTGAGACAGTGACAACCTG
- a CDS encoding MarR family winged helix-turn-helix transcriptional regulator, giving the protein MTRKEFEEEHILNLLIGLTNKISPKFERCTGISSTRLAILQILCECNEINQSQLQKHINIDSAAITRHLKQLEADGMVTRHKNPNDNRETFVRLSEEGHHRIEGYKSEKRNFIQQILEGFSKDETQVLTDFLKRMQNNI; this is encoded by the coding sequence ATGACACGCAAGGAATTTGAAGAGGAGCACATACTGAATCTGCTCATCGGATTAACCAATAAAATAAGTCCCAAGTTCGAACGCTGTACCGGAATCAGCTCTACTCGCCTTGCGATCTTGCAAATCCTTTGCGAATGCAACGAAATCAATCAGTCCCAGCTACAAAAGCACATCAATATCGACAGTGCTGCCATTACACGCCACCTGAAGCAACTTGAAGCGGATGGTATGGTGACCCGACACAAAAATCCAAATGATAACCGCGAAACCTTCGTTCGTCTATCTGAAGAAGGACATCATCGGATTGAAGGGTACAAAAGCGAGAAACGAAATTTTATCCAGCAGATTCTGGAAGGCTTTAGCAAGGATGAAACGCAGGTCTTAACTGATTTTCTCAAACGGATGCAAAACAACATTTGA
- the glpT gene encoding glycerol-3-phosphate transporter has protein sequence MLKLFKPASPIDRLPDEQIDSEYKKLRLQVFLGIFIGYAAYYLIRKNFSLAMPYLIEEGYTKSELGFALSAISISYGISKFVMAIFSDRSNPRMFLPAGLILSALISLLMGVVPYFTSSVTIMFVMLFLNGWFQGMGWPPSGRVLVHWFSVSERGNKTAIWNVAHNVGGGLMAPLAVAGAAMFTGLSGNTASGYEGVFILPALVAIVFAFITYFLIRDTPQSVGLPPIEEYRNDYPNKAKKTFETEFSTKEILFKYVLNNKWVWAIAIANIFVYFVRYGVLDWAPTYLSEEKGFDMSKSSVAYFLYEWAGIPGTLLCGWLSDKLFKGRRGPAGFVFMLGVLIAVLVYWFNPPGNSVVDMICLIAIGFLIYGPVMLIGLQALDFVPKKAAGTAAGLTGLFGYLGGTVTANALMGVIVDASGWDAGFMLLTASCALAALVFALTWNVRGQEVVKNH, from the coding sequence ATGCTCAAACTGTTTAAGCCTGCATCGCCTATTGACAGATTGCCTGACGAACAAATTGATTCTGAGTATAAAAAGCTCAGGCTTCAGGTGTTTCTCGGAATCTTCATCGGTTATGCGGCGTACTATCTCATCCGCAAAAACTTTTCGCTCGCCATGCCTTATTTGATTGAAGAAGGATATACAAAATCAGAGCTCGGTTTTGCATTATCCGCCATTTCGATTTCCTACGGGATCAGCAAGTTTGTAATGGCCATTTTTTCAGACCGAAGCAACCCGCGAATGTTCTTGCCTGCCGGTTTGATTCTTTCTGCACTTATTAGTTTATTGATGGGCGTTGTTCCTTACTTCACCTCATCCGTCACGATCATGTTTGTGATGCTGTTCCTGAACGGTTGGTTTCAGGGAATGGGCTGGCCTCCATCCGGGCGTGTCCTTGTACACTGGTTTAGTGTAAGTGAAAGAGGAAACAAAACAGCCATTTGGAATGTAGCCCATAACGTTGGTGGAGGATTGATGGCCCCCCTCGCTGTGGCAGGTGCAGCGATGTTCACCGGGCTTTCGGGTAATACCGCTTCCGGGTATGAAGGCGTGTTTATCCTGCCTGCTCTGGTTGCCATTGTCTTTGCATTCATTACGTATTTCTTAATTCGCGATACTCCGCAGTCAGTCGGCCTGCCGCCTATCGAAGAATATCGCAATGACTATCCAAACAAGGCGAAGAAAACGTTTGAAACAGAGTTCTCCACAAAAGAAATCCTTTTCAAATATGTATTGAACAACAAATGGGTTTGGGCAATCGCAATTGCAAACATCTTCGTCTACTTCGTCCGTTACGGCGTTTTGGACTGGGCTCCGACCTATTTGAGTGAGGAAAAAGGCTTTGATATGAGCAAGTCGAGCGTTGCCTACTTCTTGTACGAATGGGCAGGTATCCCGGGAACGCTCCTGTGCGGCTGGCTGTCCGATAAATTGTTCAAGGGCCGCCGTGGACCCGCAGGGTTTGTCTTTATGCTCGGCGTATTGATTGCTGTTCTGGTCTACTGGTTCAACCCACCTGGAAATTCCGTAGTCGATATGATTTGCCTGATCGCTATCGGTTTCCTGATTTACGGTCCAGTCATGCTGATTGGTTTGCAAGCCCTTGATTTTGTACCAAAAAAGGCTGCTGGAACCGCTGCAGGGCTGACGGGTCTGTTTGGTTACCTGGGCGGTACCGTCACAGCGAATGCATTGATGGGGGTTATCGTTGATGCCTCCGGCTGGGATGCAGGATTTATGTTGCTGACAGCTTCGTGCGCATTGGCTGCTCTTGTTTTTGCCCTTACATGGAATGTGCGGGGGCAGGAAGTCGTTAAAAATCATTAA
- a CDS encoding chitinase, whose product MYLIRKTGFLVVLSLILIFSIFPQSSHAMTPWTPNTAYNLGDIVTYQGQDYKCTFAHTSLVGWEPPNVPTLWQLQGPSAPDTIPPTSPTNLSEVGISSSSVSLSWTASTDNIAVQEYLVYNGDTLAGIANTTSYTVTGLLANTTYSFKIQAKDAAGNVSPPSASLTVTTLSKSPTEPVSKRVLIGYWHNFDNGSTVLKLRDVSDKYDVINVAFAEPVGGDHATMGFVPFNASIEEFKSDIAFLKSKGKKVLISIGGANGTVELTTEAAKQNFITSMTSIIQTYGFDGMDIDLEGSSLSLNAGDTDFRNPTTPKIINLISATQTITNTFGPSFILTMAPETAYVQGGYASYGGPWGAYLPVIHALRDRMNYIHVQHYNSGALEALDGRTYQQGTADFQVAMAEMLLKGFPIGRNPNNMFPALRENQVAIGLPSAPSAAGGGYTSPADIQKALQYLVKGTSFGGAYKLQNPAGYPQFHGVMTWSINWDAKNNYSFANHVRTSLDALKQ is encoded by the coding sequence ATGTATTTGATAAGAAAAACAGGATTTTTGGTAGTACTGTCGCTTATCTTAATCTTTTCTATATTCCCGCAGTCTTCTCACGCCATGACACCGTGGACTCCTAACACCGCATACAACTTAGGCGACATAGTTACGTATCAAGGGCAAGATTACAAATGTACATTTGCTCATACATCGCTTGTCGGATGGGAACCGCCTAACGTACCGACACTGTGGCAACTGCAAGGTCCGTCTGCTCCCGATACCATTCCACCTACGTCCCCCACAAATCTTAGTGAAGTAGGGATATCAAGTAGTTCGGTCAGCTTATCTTGGACAGCTTCTACGGATAACATAGCTGTTCAGGAGTATCTCGTCTACAACGGAGATACACTCGCTGGTATAGCGAATACAACATCCTATACCGTGACAGGGCTTCTAGCAAATACGACCTATTCATTCAAGATACAGGCAAAAGATGCCGCAGGTAATGTATCCCCACCCAGCGCTTCGCTAACGGTAACCACTTTATCCAAATCCCCAACTGAACCGGTGTCCAAACGAGTTTTGATCGGCTACTGGCATAATTTTGACAATGGTTCTACGGTACTCAAGCTAAGAGATGTCTCAGATAAATACGATGTAATCAATGTTGCATTCGCAGAACCAGTCGGTGGCGATCATGCGACAATGGGATTCGTGCCGTTCAATGCATCCATTGAGGAATTTAAGTCGGATATCGCCTTTTTGAAATCAAAGGGGAAGAAGGTCCTTATCTCGATTGGCGGAGCGAATGGGACAGTCGAGCTAACGACGGAAGCTGCCAAACAAAATTTTATTACCTCGATGACCTCGATCATTCAAACGTATGGTTTTGATGGTATGGATATTGATCTGGAAGGAAGCTCCCTGTCGCTCAATGCGGGGGACACTGATTTTAGAAATCCGACAACACCAAAAATTATAAACTTAATCTCAGCGACTCAGACGATCACGAATACATTTGGCCCATCTTTCATTTTGACAATGGCACCAGAAACGGCTTATGTCCAAGGAGGTTACGCTTCCTATGGTGGGCCGTGGGGCGCTTATCTACCTGTGATTCATGCTCTTCGCGATCGAATGAATTATATCCACGTGCAACACTATAATTCTGGTGCGCTAGAAGCATTAGATGGTCGTACGTATCAGCAAGGAACGGCTGATTTCCAAGTAGCGATGGCAGAAATGCTATTGAAAGGATTCCCTATCGGTCGTAACCCTAACAACATGTTTCCAGCTTTGAGAGAGAACCAAGTCGCTATCGGGCTACCTTCTGCTCCAAGTGCTGCCGGGGGAGGCTATACGTCTCCAGCCGATATCCAAAAAGCCCTTCAATACTTGGTAAAAGGCACGTCATTTGGAGGAGCTTACAAGCTCCAAAATCCAGCAGGTTATCCGCAGTTCCATGGAGTTATGACCTGGTCTATCAACTGGGATGCTAAAAATAACTATTCGTTTGCCAATCATGTTCGCACTTCGCTTGATGCACTGAAACAGTAA
- a CDS encoding winged helix-turn-helix transcriptional regulator — MSMAEYKGKVKNIQDTPFGYTLSVIGGKWKMVILYLLAENQPVRFNDLKRQIGAITYKTLSSQLKELEADGMVTRKEYPQVPPKVEYSLTHKAETLLPVLEELCEWGVKNQNR; from the coding sequence ATGAGCATGGCTGAATATAAGGGAAAAGTTAAGAATATTCAAGATACACCTTTTGGTTATACATTGTCCGTCATAGGTGGCAAATGGAAAATGGTTATTCTTTACCTCCTGGCAGAAAACCAGCCGGTTCGCTTTAATGATCTGAAAAGACAGATTGGAGCTATTACTTATAAAACATTGAGTTCCCAACTGAAAGAATTGGAAGCAGATGGTATGGTGACGCGGAAAGAATACCCTCAAGTTCCTCCTAAAGTCGAGTACAGTCTCACACATAAAGCGGAAACACTATTACCTGTTTTGGAAGAGTTATGTGAGTGGGGAGTAAAGAACCAAAACCGCTAA
- a CDS encoding RidA family protein: MNHGKTYNHGVAWEEGFGVTQGYSVNGTIYISGQFSHDMQGVFVGEGDIETQTRQTLENLDRVLAGFGVTRSNIAEMEVFLTNPQEHFEQCVSMYKEYVGDHRPAATLIGVSGLAFPHQLIEIRAVAHTN; encoded by the coding sequence ATGAATCATGGTAAAACCTACAATCACGGTGTTGCTTGGGAAGAAGGTTTCGGCGTCACACAAGGTTATAGCGTCAATGGTACCATCTACATTTCGGGGCAATTTTCCCACGATATGCAGGGTGTGTTCGTTGGCGAGGGCGATATCGAGACACAGACCCGGCAGACGCTGGAGAATCTCGATCGCGTGCTGGCCGGATTTGGTGTCACAAGGTCGAACATCGCTGAGATGGAGGTCTTTCTGACAAATCCGCAAGAGCATTTCGAGCAGTGCGTCAGTATGTACAAAGAGTATGTCGGTGACCATCGTCCGGCTGCTACCCTCATCGGCGTGTCGGGTCTTGCGTTTCCTCACCAACTGATTGAAATCCGCGCTGTCGCACACACCAACTAA